One Streptomyces fagopyri DNA window includes the following coding sequences:
- a CDS encoding NAD(P)H-quinone dehydrogenase yields the protein MRGAARHEPRVEIAGVRGVERHVVEGTAVNTYASRVTEAARIRGRRPPGRRHLEACGTMEYVTRIVIIGGGPGGYEAALVAAQLGAEVTVVDCDGLGGASVLTDCVPSKTLIATAEVMTTFDSSYEELGIIVADDTPPSERSARVVGVDLGKVNRRVKRLALAQSHDITASVTRAGARVLRGRGRLEGMQSLDGSRKVVVRAADGTEETLVADAVLIATGGHPRELPDAQPDGERILNWTQVYDLDELPEELIVVGSGVTGAEFAGAYQALGSRVTLVSSRDRVLPGEDPDAAAVLEDVFRRRGMNVMARSRAESAKRVGDRVEVTLSDGRVISGSHCLMAVGAIPNSSGMGLEEAGVKVRDSGHIWTDKVSRTTAPGVYAAGDVTGIFALASVAAMQGRIAMYHFLGDAVTPLNLKTVSSNVFTDPEIATVGYSQADVDAGKIDARVVKLPLLRNPRAKMQGIRDGFVKIFCRPGTGIVVGGVVVAPRASELIHPISIAVDNNLTVEQIANAFTVYPSLSGSIAEVARQLHTRKLTDEG from the coding sequence GTGCGGGGCGCGGCGCGTCATGAGCCGCGGGTCGAGATTGCCGGCGTACGCGGCGTAGAGCGACATGTGGTCGAGGGTACGGCAGTGAACACGTACGCCTCCCGCGTAACAGAAGCGGCTCGAATACGCGGTCGGCGGCCCCCGGGGCGCCGGCACCTTGAAGCGTGCGGGACAATGGAGTACGTGACTCGGATCGTGATCATCGGTGGCGGACCCGGCGGATACGAGGCGGCCCTGGTGGCCGCCCAGCTCGGCGCGGAGGTGACCGTCGTCGACTGCGACGGCCTGGGCGGGGCGTCGGTGCTCACCGACTGCGTGCCGTCGAAGACCCTCATCGCCACGGCCGAGGTGATGACGACCTTCGATTCGTCGTACGAGGAGCTCGGCATCATCGTCGCCGACGACACCCCGCCGTCGGAGCGGTCCGCGCGGGTGGTCGGGGTCGACCTCGGCAAGGTCAACCGCCGGGTGAAGCGGCTGGCGCTGGCCCAGTCGCACGACATCACCGCCTCCGTCACCCGGGCCGGCGCGCGCGTGCTGCGCGGCCGGGGCCGGCTGGAGGGCATGCAGTCCCTGGACGGCTCGCGCAAGGTCGTCGTGCGCGCCGCGGACGGTACGGAGGAGACACTCGTCGCCGACGCCGTCCTCATCGCCACCGGCGGGCACCCCCGTGAGCTGCCCGACGCGCAGCCGGACGGCGAACGGATCCTGAACTGGACGCAGGTGTACGACCTGGACGAGCTGCCCGAGGAGCTCATCGTGGTCGGGTCCGGTGTCACCGGAGCCGAGTTCGCCGGCGCCTACCAGGCGCTCGGCTCGCGCGTCACCCTCGTCTCCAGCCGTGACCGCGTGCTGCCGGGCGAGGACCCGGACGCGGCGGCGGTGCTGGAGGACGTCTTCCGGCGCCGTGGCATGAACGTCATGGCCCGTTCGCGCGCCGAGTCCGCCAAGCGGGTCGGCGACCGGGTGGAGGTCACCCTCTCCGACGGCCGCGTCATCAGCGGCTCGCACTGCCTGATGGCCGTCGGCGCCATTCCGAACAGCAGCGGCATGGGTCTGGAGGAGGCCGGGGTCAAGGTCAGGGACTCCGGGCACATCTGGACCGACAAGGTGTCCAGGACCACGGCCCCGGGCGTGTACGCGGCCGGTGACGTGACCGGCATCTTCGCCCTCGCCTCGGTGGCGGCGATGCAGGGACGTATCGCCATGTACCACTTCCTCGGCGACGCGGTCACGCCGCTGAACCTCAAGACGGTGTCCTCCAACGTCTTCACCGACCCCGAGATCGCCACCGTGGGGTACTCGCAGGCCGACGTCGACGCGGGCAAGATCGACGCCCGGGTCGTCAAGCTGCCCCTGCTGCGCAACCCGCGCGCCAAGATGCAGGGCATCCGGGACGGCTTCGTGAAGATCTTCTGCCGTCCGGGCACCGGGATCGTGGTCGGCGGTGTGGTCGTCGCGCCGCGCGCCTCGGAACTGATCCACCCCATCTCGATCGCGGTCGACAACAATCTGACGGTCGAACAGATCGCGAACGCGTTCACCGTGTATCCCTCCCTCTCGGGCTCGATCGCCGAGGTGGCACGGCAGTTGCACACCCGTAAGCTGACCGACGAGGGCTGA
- a CDS encoding purine-nucleoside phosphorylase, protein MNASLLPDDIHGDPYAAADAAATRLRELTGAETHDVALVMGSGWAPAADALGSPEAEFPVTELPGFPPPAVEGHGGKVRSYLIGDKRALVFLGRTHYYEGRGVAAVAHGVRTAVAAGCKTLVLTNGCGGLRADMRPGQPVLISDHINLTATSPIVGANFVDLTDLYSPRLRALCKEVDPTLEEGVYAQFTGPHYETPAEIRMARAIGADLVGMSTVLEAIAAREAGAEVLGISLVTNLAAGMTGEPLNHEEVLQAGRDSATRMGALLTQVLDRL, encoded by the coding sequence GTGAACGCATCTCTTCTTCCGGACGACATCCACGGCGACCCCTACGCCGCTGCCGACGCCGCCGCCACACGCCTGCGGGAGCTCACGGGCGCCGAGACCCACGACGTCGCGCTCGTGATGGGCTCCGGCTGGGCTCCGGCCGCGGACGCCCTCGGCTCCCCCGAGGCCGAGTTCCCGGTCACCGAGCTGCCCGGGTTCCCCCCGCCCGCGGTCGAGGGCCACGGCGGCAAGGTCCGCTCGTACCTGATCGGCGACAAGCGGGCCCTGGTCTTCCTCGGGCGCACCCACTACTACGAGGGCCGCGGTGTCGCCGCCGTCGCGCACGGTGTCCGTACGGCCGTCGCCGCGGGCTGCAAGACCCTCGTGCTCACCAACGGCTGTGGTGGCCTGCGCGCGGACATGCGTCCCGGCCAGCCGGTGCTGATCAGCGACCACATCAACCTGACGGCGACCTCCCCGATCGTCGGGGCGAACTTCGTCGACCTCACCGACCTCTACTCCCCGCGTCTGCGCGCCCTCTGCAAGGAGGTGGACCCCACCCTGGAGGAGGGCGTCTACGCGCAGTTCACCGGGCCGCACTACGAGACGCCGGCCGAGATCCGGATGGCCCGCGCCATCGGGGCCGACCTCGTCGGCATGTCCACGGTCCTGGAGGCCATCGCCGCGCGCGAGGCCGGGGCCGAGGTGCTGGGCATCTCCCTGGTCACGAACCTCGCCGCCGGTATGACGGGCGAGCCGCTGAACCACGAGGAGGTCCTCCAGGCGGGCCGTGACTCCGCGACCCGCATGGGCGCGCTGCTCACCCAGGTCCTGGACCGCCTGTAG
- the mmpB gene encoding morphogenic membrane protein MmpB codes for MLWSDPENEPPKELRDMQDMLRRLGVLMALAMLLAMIVLGLM; via the coding sequence ATGCTGTGGTCCGACCCCGAGAACGAGCCCCCCAAGGAGTTGCGCGACATGCAGGACATGTTGCGGCGGCTCGGCGTTCTCATGGCACTGGCCATGCTGCTCGCGATGATCGTCCTCGGGCTGATGTGA
- a CDS encoding acyl-CoA carboxylase epsilon subunit encodes MNIKVVRGNPTPEELAAALAVVQVRAAAAAGTPSGAAGTRDAWADPSRIATRRLPRPGASTWTRTYWPA; translated from the coding sequence ATGAACATCAAGGTCGTACGGGGCAATCCGACCCCCGAGGAGCTGGCCGCCGCACTGGCGGTGGTCCAGGTCCGCGCCGCGGCGGCGGCCGGCACGCCGTCCGGCGCGGCGGGAACCAGGGACGCGTGGGCGGACCCGTCCCGCATCGCCACCCGCCGTCTGCCGCGGCCGGGCGCGTCGACCTGGACCCGGACCTACTGGCCGGCCTAG
- a CDS encoding gamma-glutamylcyclotransferase, whose protein sequence is MSLYAAYAGNLDPRLMTRRAPHSPLRATGWLNGWRLTFGGEHMGWEGALVTLVEAPRSQVFVALYDIAPLDEDSMDRWEGVGLDIYRRMRVRVHTLEGEEPAWVYVLNGYEGGLPSARYLGEIADAAESAGAPHDYVMELRKRPC, encoded by the coding sequence ATGTCGCTCTACGCCGCGTACGCCGGCAATCTCGACCCGCGGCTCATGACGCGCCGCGCCCCGCACTCGCCGCTGCGCGCCACCGGCTGGCTGAACGGCTGGCGGCTGACCTTCGGGGGCGAGCACATGGGGTGGGAGGGTGCGCTCGTGACCCTCGTCGAGGCGCCCCGTTCGCAGGTTTTCGTGGCCCTGTACGACATCGCTCCCCTGGACGAGGACTCCATGGACCGCTGGGAGGGCGTGGGCCTCGACATCTACCGCAGGATGCGGGTACGGGTGCACACGCTGGAGGGCGAGGAACCCGCGTGGGTGTACGTCCTGAACGGGTACGAGGGCGGCCTCCCCTCCGCTCGCTACCTCGGTGAGATCGCCGACGCGGCGGAGTCGGCGGGAGCGCCGCACGACTATGTGATGGAGCTGCGCAAGCGCCCCTGCTGA
- a CDS encoding DeoR/GlpR family DNA-binding transcription regulator: MFAAERRQLILEMVRANGAVSLRELARVVQTSEVTVRRDVRALEAEGLLDRRHGGAVLPGGFTRESGFPQKSHLATAEKTAIADLAAGLVEEGEAIVVGAGTTTQELARRLARVPGLTVVTNSLLVAQALAHANRVEVVMTGGTLRGSNYALVGSGAEQSLQGLRVSRAFLSGSGLTAERGLSTSNMLSASVDRALVQAAGEVVVLADHTKLGTDTMFQTVPTDLITRLVTDEPPAHDDRAVTELQALADQGVQIAVAGQSGGGTGGDTAPAGRQPRRDVPLPGPRRGQVPGAGPQLRSATSLGEQSPGERARVADLRRR; the protein is encoded by the coding sequence GTGTTCGCTGCAGAACGTCGCCAATTGATCCTCGAAATGGTGCGAGCGAACGGGGCCGTGTCGCTCCGTGAGCTCGCCCGCGTCGTCCAGACCTCCGAAGTGACCGTACGGCGGGACGTGCGCGCACTGGAGGCAGAAGGACTCCTCGACCGCCGGCATGGCGGTGCGGTATTGCCGGGCGGGTTCACGCGGGAGTCCGGCTTTCCGCAGAAATCGCATCTCGCGACCGCCGAGAAGACGGCCATCGCCGATCTCGCCGCGGGTCTCGTCGAAGAGGGCGAGGCCATTGTGGTGGGCGCGGGTACCACGACGCAGGAGCTGGCTCGCCGGCTCGCGCGGGTGCCCGGGCTGACCGTCGTCACCAATTCCCTGCTGGTGGCCCAGGCGTTGGCCCACGCCAACCGTGTCGAGGTCGTCATGACGGGTGGCACCTTGCGCGGCTCCAACTACGCGCTGGTGGGCAGCGGTGCCGAGCAGTCCCTCCAGGGGCTGCGGGTGTCCCGGGCCTTCCTGTCGGGCAGTGGGCTCACCGCCGAGCGGGGCCTGTCCACCTCCAACATGCTGTCGGCGTCCGTCGACCGCGCGCTGGTGCAGGCCGCCGGGGAGGTCGTGGTCCTCGCCGACCACACCAAGCTCGGCACCGACACCATGTTCCAGACGGTACCGACCGATCTGATCACCCGTCTGGTGACCGATGAGCCGCCCGCGCACGACGATCGCGCGGTCACCGAACTGCAGGCGCTGGCGGATCAGGGCGTGCAGATCGCGGTGGCGGGGCAGTCGGGCGGTGGTACGGGGGGCGATACGGCCCCGGCGGGGCGTCAGCCGCGCCGGGACGTGCCCCTCCCCGGTCCGCGGCGCGGTCAGGTCCCGGGCGCCGGGCCGCAGTTGCGCAGCGCGACCTCCCTGGGAGAGCAGTCTCCCGGAGAGCGGGCGCGGGTGGCGGATTTACGCCGCCGCTGA
- a CDS encoding Maf family protein: MTDQPRRRLVLASQSPARLNLLRQAGLAPEVIVSGVDEDAVSAPTPAELALALAEAKASVVAARPEVSGALVIGCDSVLDLDGQALGKPADAEEATARWKAMRGRAGTLQTGHCIHDTATKRYASATASTVVRFGEPTDAEIAAYVASGEPLHVAGAFTLDGRSAPFIEGIDGDHGNVIGISLPLVRRLLGELGVGITELWTPREK, from the coding sequence ATGACCGATCAGCCGCGCCGCCGCCTCGTACTCGCCTCGCAGTCCCCCGCACGGCTCAACCTGCTGCGTCAGGCCGGACTCGCCCCCGAGGTGATCGTGAGCGGGGTCGACGAGGACGCCGTCTCCGCCCCCACACCCGCCGAACTCGCGCTCGCCCTGGCCGAGGCCAAGGCCTCCGTCGTGGCCGCGCGGCCCGAGGTGAGCGGCGCCCTGGTGATCGGCTGCGACTCGGTCCTCGATCTGGACGGCCAGGCACTCGGCAAGCCGGCGGACGCCGAGGAGGCCACCGCGCGATGGAAGGCGATGCGCGGCCGGGCCGGGACCCTCCAGACGGGTCACTGCATCCACGACACGGCGACCAAGCGCTACGCGTCGGCGACCGCGTCCACCGTGGTCCGCTTCGGCGAGCCGACCGACGCCGAGATCGCCGCGTACGTCGCCTCGGGCGAACCGCTCCACGTCGCCGGCGCCTTCACGCTCGACGGCCGTTCGGCCCCGTTCATCGAGGGCATCGACGGCGACCACGGCAACGTCATCGGCATCTCCCTGCCGCTCGTGCGCCGACTGCTGGGCGAACTGGGCGTCGGCATCACGGAGTTGTGGACACCGCGGGAGAAGTGA
- a CDS encoding acetyl/propionyl/methylcrotonyl-CoA carboxylase subunit alpha, translated as MRKVLIANRGEIAVRVARACRDAGIASVAVYAEPDRDAVHVRAADEAFALGGDTPATSYLDIAKVLKAAGDSGADAVHPGYGFLSENAEFAQAVLDAGLIWIGPPPQAIRDLGDKVAARHIAQRAGAPLVAGTPDPVSGADEVVAFAKEHGLPIAIKAAFGGGGRGLKVARTLEEVPELYDSAVREAVAAFGRGECFVERYLDKPRHVETQCLADTHGNVVVVSTRDCSLQRRHQKLVEEAPAPFLSDAQVAELYSSSKAILKEAGYVGAGTVEFLVGMDGTISFLEVNTRLQVEHPVTEEVAGIDLVREMFRIADGAELGYGDPELRGHSFEFRINGEDPGRGFLPAPGTVTTFAPPSGPGVRLDAGVESGSVIGPAWDSLLAKLIVTGATREQALQRAARALDEFTVEGMATAIPFHRAVVRDPAFAPELTGSADPFTVHTRWIETEFVNEIPAFTAPADTDTDDETGRETVVVEVGGKRLEVSLPSSLGMSLARTGLAAGAKPKRRAAKKSGPVASGDTLASPMQGTIVKIAVEEGQEVKEGDLIVVLEAMKMEQPLNAHRSGTVKGLSAEVGASITSGAAICEIKD; from the coding sequence GTGCGCAAGGTGCTCATCGCCAACCGTGGCGAAATCGCTGTCCGCGTGGCCCGGGCGTGCCGGGATGCCGGGATCGCGAGCGTTGCCGTGTATGCGGAACCGGACCGGGACGCTGTGCATGTCCGAGCGGCGGACGAGGCGTTCGCGTTGGGCGGTGACACCCCGGCCACCAGTTATCTGGACATCGCGAAGGTTCTGAAGGCCGCCGGGGACTCGGGGGCGGACGCGGTCCATCCGGGTTACGGCTTCCTGTCCGAGAACGCGGAGTTCGCGCAGGCGGTCCTGGACGCCGGGCTGATCTGGATCGGCCCGCCGCCGCAGGCCATCCGTGACCTGGGGGACAAGGTCGCCGCCCGGCACATCGCGCAGCGCGCGGGTGCTCCGCTGGTCGCGGGTACTCCCGATCCGGTCTCCGGCGCGGACGAGGTCGTGGCCTTCGCGAAGGAGCACGGTCTGCCGATCGCGATCAAGGCGGCGTTCGGGGGTGGCGGGCGCGGGCTGAAGGTGGCCCGCACCCTGGAGGAGGTCCCGGAGCTGTACGACTCCGCGGTCCGGGAGGCGGTCGCCGCGTTCGGGCGCGGTGAGTGCTTCGTCGAGCGCTATCTCGACAAGCCCCGCCATGTGGAGACCCAGTGCCTGGCCGACACGCACGGCAACGTGGTCGTCGTGTCCACCCGGGACTGCTCGCTGCAGCGCCGCCACCAGAAGCTGGTGGAGGAGGCTCCCGCGCCGTTCCTGTCCGACGCGCAGGTCGCCGAGCTGTACTCGTCGTCCAAGGCCATCCTCAAGGAGGCCGGTTACGTCGGCGCGGGCACCGTGGAGTTCCTCGTCGGCATGGACGGCACGATCTCCTTCCTGGAGGTCAACACCCGGCTGCAGGTCGAGCACCCGGTCACCGAGGAGGTCGCCGGGATCGACCTGGTCCGGGAGATGTTCCGGATCGCGGACGGCGCGGAACTCGGCTACGGCGATCCCGAACTGCGCGGCCACTCCTTCGAGTTCCGTATCAACGGTGAGGACCCCGGCCGGGGCTTCCTGCCCGCCCCGGGCACCGTCACCACCTTCGCCCCGCCCTCCGGCCCCGGCGTCCGACTCGACGCCGGCGTCGAGTCGGGTTCGGTCATCGGCCCCGCCTGGGACTCGCTGCTGGCCAAGCTGATCGTCACCGGCGCCACCCGCGAGCAGGCACTCCAGCGCGCCGCCCGCGCCCTCGACGAGTTCACCGTCGAGGGCATGGCGACCGCGATCCCGTTCCACCGCGCGGTCGTACGGGACCCGGCGTTCGCCCCGGAGCTGACCGGTTCCGCGGACCCGTTCACGGTCCACACCCGGTGGATCGAGACCGAGTTCGTCAACGAGATCCCCGCCTTCACCGCCCCCGCGGACACGGACACCGACGACGAGACGGGCCGCGAGACGGTCGTCGTCGAGGTGGGCGGCAAGCGCCTGGAGGTGTCGCTGCCGTCCTCGCTCGGCATGTCGCTGGCCCGCACCGGACTCGCCGCGGGCGCCAAGCCGAAGCGCCGCGCCGCCAAGAAGTCCGGCCCGGTCGCCTCCGGTGACACCCTCGCCTCGCCCATGCAGGGCACGATCGTCAAGATCGCGGTCGAGGAGGGCCAGGAGGTCAAGGAGGGCGATCTCATCGTCGTCCTGGAGGCCATGAAGATGGAGCAGCCCCTCAACGCCCACCGCTCCGGCACCGTCAAGGGCCTGAGCGCGGAGGTCGGCGCCTCCATCACGTCGGGTGCCGCGATCTGCGAGATCAAGGACTGA
- a CDS encoding acyl-CoA carboxylase subunit beta translates to MSEPEELHHPDIHTTAGKLADLRRRVQEATHAGSARAVEKQHAKGKLTARERIDLLIDEGSFVELDEFAQHRSTDFGMEQNRPYGDGVVTGYGMVDGRPVAVFSQDFTVFGGALGEVFGQKIMKVMDFALKTGCPVIGINDSGGARIQEGVSALGMYGEIFRRNTHASGVIPQISLVVGPCAGGAVYSPAITDFTVMVDQTSHMFITGPDVIKTVTGEDVGFEELGGARTHNAVSGVAHHMAGDEKDAIEYVKQLLSYLPSNNLSEPPVFPEEADLAITDEDRELDTIVPDSANQPYDMHTVIEHVLDDAEFFETQPLFAPNILTGFGRVEGRPVGIVANQPMQFAGCLDIDASEKAARFVRTCDAFNVPVITFVDVPGFLPGVGQEHTGIIRRGAKLIYAYAEATVPLITVITRKAFGGAYDVMGSKHLGADLNLAWPTAQIAVMGAQGAVNILHRRTIAAVTDPDEAEATRARLIQEYEDALLNPYTAAERGYIDAVIMPSDTRSHLVRGLRQLRTKRESLPPKKHGNIPL, encoded by the coding sequence ATGTCCGAGCCGGAAGAGCTGCACCACCCCGACATCCACACGACCGCGGGCAAACTCGCGGATCTGCGGCGCCGCGTCCAGGAGGCGACGCACGCCGGCTCGGCGCGTGCCGTCGAAAAGCAGCACGCCAAAGGAAAACTGACGGCCCGTGAGCGGATCGATCTGCTGATCGACGAGGGCTCCTTCGTCGAGCTCGACGAGTTCGCGCAGCACCGCTCGACCGACTTCGGCATGGAGCAGAACCGCCCGTACGGCGACGGTGTCGTCACCGGGTACGGCATGGTCGACGGCCGCCCCGTCGCCGTCTTCTCGCAGGACTTCACGGTCTTCGGAGGCGCCCTCGGCGAGGTGTTCGGGCAGAAGATCATGAAGGTGATGGACTTCGCGCTGAAGACCGGCTGTCCGGTCATCGGCATCAACGACTCGGGCGGCGCCCGCATCCAGGAGGGCGTCTCGGCCCTCGGCATGTACGGCGAGATCTTCCGCCGCAACACCCATGCCTCGGGCGTGATCCCGCAGATCAGCCTGGTCGTCGGGCCCTGCGCGGGCGGCGCGGTCTACTCCCCCGCGATCACCGACTTCACGGTCATGGTCGACCAGACCTCGCACATGTTCATCACGGGTCCGGACGTCATCAAGACCGTGACGGGCGAGGACGTCGGCTTCGAGGAGCTCGGCGGCGCCCGCACGCACAACGCGGTGTCGGGTGTGGCCCACCACATGGCGGGCGACGAGAAGGACGCCATCGAGTACGTCAAGCAGCTGCTGTCGTACCTGCCGTCCAACAACCTCAGCGAGCCCCCGGTGTTCCCGGAGGAGGCGGACCTCGCGATCACCGACGAGGACCGCGAGCTGGACACGATCGTGCCGGACAGCGCGAACCAGCCGTACGACATGCACACGGTGATCGAACACGTCCTGGACGACGCCGAGTTCTTCGAGACGCAGCCGCTGTTCGCGCCGAACATCCTGACCGGCTTCGGCCGGGTCGAGGGCCGGCCGGTGGGGATCGTCGCCAACCAGCCCATGCAGTTCGCCGGTTGCCTGGACATCGACGCCTCGGAGAAGGCGGCCCGCTTCGTCCGCACCTGCGACGCCTTCAACGTCCCGGTCATCACCTTCGTGGACGTCCCCGGCTTCCTCCCGGGCGTCGGCCAGGAGCACACCGGCATCATCCGCCGCGGCGCCAAGCTGATCTACGCGTACGCCGAGGCCACCGTCCCGCTCATCACGGTCATCACCCGCAAGGCCTTCGGCGGCGCGTACGACGTCATGGGCTCCAAGCACCTCGGGGCCGACCTCAACCTCGCCTGGCCCACCGCCCAGATCGCCGTCATGGGCGCCCAGGGCGCGGTGAACATCCTGCACCGGCGCACCATCGCCGCCGTCACGGACCCCGACGAGGCGGAGGCCACCCGGGCCCGGCTGATCCAGGAGTACGAGGACGCGCTGCTCAACCCCTACACGGCGGCCGAGCGCGGCTACATCGACGCGGTGATCATGCCCTCCGACACCCGCTCCCACCTCGTACGGGGCCTGCGTCAGCTGCGCACGAAGCGGGAATCACTCCCTCCGAAGAAGCACGGCAACATCCCCCTGTAG
- a CDS encoding phospho-sugar mutase gives MQDELIARAEAWLAEDPDAETREELAKLIDARDVTELAARFSGTLQFGTAGLRGELGAGPMRMNRAVVIRAAAGLAAYLKAKGETGGLVVIGYDARHKSADFARDTAAVMTGAGLRAAVLPRPLPTPVLAYAVRHLGAVAGVEVTASHNPPRDNGYKVYLGDGSQIVPPADAGIAAEIDAVTRLDTVPRPDSGWETLDEGVLNAYLARTDAVLDEGSPRTARTVYTAMHGVGKDVLLAAFARAGFPAPVLVAEQAEPDPDFPTVAFPNPEEPGAMDLAFAKARETDPDLIIANDPDADRCAVAVKGREGTDWRMLRGDEVGTLLARHLVDRGARGTFAESIVSSSLLGRIAEKAGLAYEETLTGFKWIARVEDLRYGYEEALGYCVDPEGVRDKDGITAALLITELASRLKEDGRTLLDLLDDIAVEHGLHATDQLSVRVEDLSVIANAMRSLRERPPTLLAGLPVTKAEDLTLGTDRLPPTDGLRYTLDGARVIVRPSGTEPKLKCYLEVVVPVGSHAGLPAAHAEAAELLTAIKRDLSAAAGI, from the coding sequence GTGCAGGACGAACTCATCGCGCGGGCCGAGGCGTGGCTGGCCGAGGACCCCGACGCGGAGACCCGTGAGGAACTCGCCAAGCTCATCGACGCCCGCGACGTCACCGAGCTCGCCGCACGCTTCAGCGGCACCCTCCAGTTCGGCACCGCGGGTTTGCGGGGCGAACTCGGCGCGGGCCCGATGCGTATGAACCGCGCGGTGGTCATCCGCGCCGCCGCCGGCCTGGCCGCGTACCTCAAGGCGAAGGGCGAGACGGGCGGTCTCGTCGTCATCGGCTACGACGCCCGCCACAAGTCCGCCGACTTCGCGCGCGACACCGCCGCGGTGATGACGGGCGCGGGCCTGCGGGCCGCCGTGCTCCCCCGCCCCCTCCCCACGCCCGTCCTGGCCTACGCCGTACGGCACCTCGGTGCCGTGGCGGGCGTCGAGGTCACCGCCAGCCACAACCCGCCCCGCGACAACGGCTACAAGGTGTACCTGGGCGACGGCTCCCAGATCGTCCCCCCGGCGGACGCCGGGATCGCGGCCGAGATCGACGCCGTCACCCGCCTCGACACCGTCCCCCGCCCGGACAGCGGCTGGGAGACCCTCGACGAGGGCGTCCTGAACGCCTATCTGGCCCGTACGGACGCGGTACTCGACGAGGGCTCCCCCCGCACCGCCCGCACCGTCTACACGGCGATGCACGGCGTCGGCAAGGACGTCCTGCTCGCCGCGTTCGCCCGCGCCGGCTTCCCCGCCCCCGTACTGGTCGCCGAACAGGCCGAGCCGGACCCGGATTTCCCCACCGTCGCCTTCCCGAACCCGGAAGAGCCCGGCGCGATGGACCTCGCCTTCGCGAAAGCCCGTGAGACGGATCCCGATCTGATCATCGCCAACGACCCCGACGCGGACCGCTGCGCGGTGGCCGTGAAGGGCCGCGAGGGAACGGACTGGCGGATGCTGCGCGGCGACGAGGTCGGCACGCTGCTCGCCCGGCACCTGGTCGACCGCGGAGCCCGCGGCACCTTCGCCGAGTCGATCGTCTCCTCCTCCCTCCTCGGCCGGATCGCCGAGAAGGCGGGTCTGGCGTACGAGGAGACCCTGACCGGCTTCAAGTGGATCGCCCGCGTGGAGGACCTGCGCTACGGCTACGAGGAGGCGCTCGGCTACTGCGTCGACCCCGAGGGCGTGCGTGACAAGGACGGCATCACCGCGGCCCTCCTGATCACGGAGCTCGCCTCCCGGCTCAAGGAGGACGGCCGCACCCTGCTGGACCTGCTCGACGACATCGCCGTGGAGCACGGCCTGCACGCCACGGACCAGCTCTCCGTCCGGGTCGAGGACCTCTCGGTGATCGCGAACGCCATGCGCAGCCTGCGCGAGCGGCCTCCGACGCTGCTGGCGGGCCTGCCCGTCACCAAGGCCGAGGACCTCACCCTGGGCACGGACAGGCTCCCGCCCACGGACGGTCTGCGCTACACGCTGGACGGCGCCCGCGTCATCGTCCGCCCCAGCGGCACGGAGCCGAAGCTGAAGTGCTACCTGGAGGTCGTGGTCCCGGTCGGCTCGCACGCCGGACTCCCCGCGGCCCACGCCGAGGCCGCCGAGCTGCTCACCGCCATCAAGCGCGACCTGTCGGCGGCGGCCGGCATCTGA